In the Tautonia rosea genome, one interval contains:
- a CDS encoding glycosyltransferase: MLNVLQVIPTLDRSGAEKQMVLLAAGLPRDRFHVEVAALTRLGPLEADLRNAGIPVHAIEKRHKVDLGALSRLTRLMKAGRFDVVQTWIFAANVYGRIAAQRAGVPVVITAEMAADLWKTRAHFWIDLRLARQTDRIVGNSQAVVDFYRETVGIPADRLAMIPSGIADEEPPSVDPAALKAELGIAAEAPMLLFAGRLYPQKGVIDLLKAADILQHVRPNLITLIAGDGPLREELEGVADAFDLRPTGRVRFLGHRDDVPRLMQAADALVLPSSFEGLPNVVLEAMRFRKPVVATAAPGTTEVVVDDETGLLVPIGDATALARALLRIVDEPELRQRLGQAGRDRVDSHFRADMMIDRFATLYEQLARSKPGFTNPSISL; the protein is encoded by the coding sequence GTGCTGAATGTGTTACAGGTCATCCCGACGCTCGACCGCTCGGGAGCCGAGAAACAGATGGTCCTCCTGGCCGCCGGTTTGCCCCGAGACCGCTTCCATGTGGAGGTCGCGGCGTTGACCCGGCTTGGCCCGCTGGAAGCTGATCTTCGAAACGCGGGGATCCCCGTCCATGCGATCGAGAAGCGGCACAAGGTTGATCTCGGAGCGCTCAGCCGACTGACCCGCCTGATGAAGGCGGGGCGGTTCGACGTGGTGCAGACCTGGATCTTCGCCGCCAACGTTTACGGCCGGATCGCGGCGCAGAGGGCCGGGGTGCCGGTGGTCATCACGGCCGAGATGGCGGCCGATCTCTGGAAAACGCGAGCGCACTTCTGGATCGATCTCCGCCTGGCCCGCCAGACCGATCGGATCGTCGGCAACTCGCAGGCGGTGGTCGATTTCTACCGGGAGACGGTGGGCATTCCCGCCGATCGCCTGGCCATGATCCCCTCGGGGATTGCCGACGAGGAGCCGCCGAGCGTCGACCCGGCCGCCCTGAAGGCCGAGCTGGGGATCGCCGCCGAGGCGCCGATGCTCCTGTTTGCCGGGCGGCTTTACCCGCAAAAAGGGGTGATCGACCTGCTCAAGGCGGCCGACATCTTGCAGCATGTCCGGCCGAACCTGATCACCCTCATTGCCGGAGACGGGCCACTTCGGGAGGAATTGGAGGGAGTGGCCGACGCCTTCGACCTGCGGCCGACCGGTCGCGTCCGATTCCTCGGCCACCGCGACGACGTCCCCCGACTGATGCAAGCGGCCGATGCGCTCGTCTTGCCGAGCAGCTTCGAAGGGTTGCCCAACGTCGTGCTTGAGGCCATGCGGTTTCGGAAGCCTGTCGTCGCGACCGCCGCGCCGGGGACGACCGAGGTGGTGGTGGACGACGAAACCGGCCTGCTCGTCCCGATCGGCGATGCGACCGCCCTGGCACGCGCCTTGCTCCGAATCGTCGATGAGCCGGAACTGCGGCAACGGCTCGGCCAGGCCGGACGCGATCGGGTCGATTCCCATTTTCGTGCGGACATGATGATCGATCGCTTCGCCACACTCTACGAACAGCTTGCCCGATCCAAACCGGGGTTCACAAATCCTTCAATTTCGTTATAG
- a CDS encoding glycosyltransferase family 4 protein: MRIALISRRFPPLIGGAEKVLSYLAPALAEQGNEVTVLTSLPPGSGLPEVEEVATHRGSCTIRRLATSRLRFVGTWRYMKNLERWLEEHPPELAYVSMLKHDAYVTVEVGRRLGFPVVLRPEGAGATGDLAWQSWGNFGRTIGERTRQADAIVAISKPIEDELRDAGYNPSIIHRLPNGVPVPETPWRRRDDWRSAPTAAYVGRLAPEKGLEALIEAWPIVRKTFPNAHLILYGDGPEGPSLWAGVGKLGQGDVIDLPGPTSDPTAALREADLFVLPSREEGMSVALLEAMALGIPLVASSIPGNRKLISDFKDGRLAPVDDPEGLARVIVEQWSEFDRAFHMTRSARKKVEGSYSVTVVARQHLELFRALVDERRP, translated from the coding sequence GTGCGCATCGCCCTGATCTCCCGACGCTTCCCTCCGTTGATCGGCGGGGCCGAAAAAGTGCTCAGCTACCTTGCCCCCGCCCTGGCCGAGCAGGGAAATGAGGTCACGGTGCTGACCAGCCTGCCGCCCGGATCGGGTTTGCCCGAGGTCGAGGAGGTGGCAACGCATCGAGGATCGTGCACCATTCGACGCCTGGCGACGTCTCGCCTGCGGTTCGTCGGCACCTGGCGCTACATGAAGAACCTGGAGCGTTGGCTGGAGGAGCATCCGCCTGAGCTGGCGTATGTGTCGATGCTCAAGCATGACGCTTACGTGACCGTTGAGGTCGGTCGGCGGCTCGGCTTTCCGGTTGTCCTGCGTCCTGAAGGGGCCGGGGCGACGGGGGATCTGGCCTGGCAATCGTGGGGGAACTTCGGTCGGACGATCGGCGAGCGGACGAGGCAGGCCGATGCCATCGTCGCCATCTCGAAGCCGATCGAGGACGAGTTGCGCGACGCCGGCTACAACCCGTCGATCATCCACCGCCTTCCCAACGGCGTGCCTGTGCCCGAGACTCCCTGGCGTCGTCGGGACGACTGGCGAAGCGCCCCAACGGCGGCCTACGTCGGCCGCCTGGCCCCGGAGAAGGGGCTGGAGGCGTTGATTGAGGCCTGGCCGATCGTCCGCAAAACGTTCCCGAACGCTCATCTGATCCTTTACGGCGACGGTCCCGAAGGCCCGTCGCTCTGGGCAGGGGTCGGCAAGCTCGGCCAGGGGGACGTCATCGACCTGCCCGGCCCGACGAGCGACCCGACCGCCGCCCTTCGAGAGGCCGACCTGTTCGTCCTGCCGTCGCGAGAGGAAGGGATGAGCGTTGCCTTGCTTGAAGCCATGGCGCTGGGGATTCCGCTGGTCGCCTCGTCGATTCCGGGCAACCGTAAACTCATTTCCGACTTCAAGGACGGCCGCCTCGCCCCGGTAGACGACCCGGAAGGGCTGGCCCGCGTGATCGTCGAGCAGTGGTCCGAGTTCGATCGCGCCTTTCACATGACCCGATCGGCCCGGAAGAAGGTCGAGGGGTCGTACTCGGTCACCGTCGTCGCCCGGCAACACCTGGAGCTGTTCCGAGCCCTGGTCGACGAGCGTCGGCCTTGA
- the hpt gene encoding hypoxanthine phosphoribosyltransferase → MEILISEDRIRERVAELGRQIEHDYQGKPLTIVGILTGSVILLADLIRQVQLPLRVALLQASSYKGAVTERGSLTINDAFAPEVEGRHVLLLDDIFDTGHTLASLVPKLLERGAVDVRTAVLLRKEGRQEVALEPDYVGFAIPDAFVIGYGLDYDDEYRHLPYIAVLDPNAHEASPRTGE, encoded by the coding sequence GTGGAGATCCTGATCAGTGAGGACCGCATTCGGGAGCGGGTGGCCGAGCTTGGCCGACAGATTGAACACGATTATCAGGGCAAGCCGCTGACGATCGTCGGCATCCTGACCGGCAGCGTGATCTTGCTGGCCGACCTGATCCGGCAGGTGCAGCTTCCGCTTCGGGTCGCGCTCTTGCAGGCGAGCAGCTACAAGGGGGCCGTGACCGAGCGGGGATCGCTAACGATCAACGACGCCTTCGCCCCCGAGGTCGAAGGGCGTCATGTGCTCTTGCTCGACGACATCTTCGATACCGGCCACACCCTGGCGTCGCTCGTGCCGAAGCTTCTTGAGCGCGGGGCGGTCGACGTCCGCACGGCGGTGTTGCTGCGCAAGGAAGGGCGGCAGGAGGTGGCGCTGGAGCCCGACTACGTTGGGTTTGCCATTCCTGATGCGTTCGTCATCGGCTACGGGCTCGACTATGATGACGAGTATCGGCACCTGCCCTACATCGCCGTGCTCGATCCGAACGCCCACGAGGCATCCCCTCGAACCGGCGAGTAA